The genomic interval AGGTGACGCGTGCTCAGGTCGTCCCTGGGCATGAGGCGGAGGTGAAGGCCGCCGTCACCGTGCGGGCCATCACCGCGGACCTGGGCCGCATCCTGACCTCGCGGCTTGGCAAGGTCCGTGACGCGGAGCCCGAGGACGTGCAGTGGAACGCGCAGCAGCTCCAGACGGAGATGGATGCGTTCGGCCGCACCGCCGCGTACCGGAACCTGCGCGCGCAGGACAAGCGGCACATCGTGGAGATGCGCGCGGAGGTGGGGCGGCTGGCGATTCTTCCCAACCCCTCGCGAGAGGACTTGCTCAAGGTGGTGGGGGAGCTGGAGGCGTTCGTTCGCGGCCTGGCCGCGGTGAACCAGCGGCAGATCCTCATCATCCATGACCGCGAGGTCTGGGCTTCCTGTGGTGTGACGCTGGAGCGCGGCCTGTCGCTGTCGGACTCCGATGCGCCGGTGGCGGCGAAGCTGCTGGCGGAGGCGGCGGCCCGTGCCCAGTCGCTTTATGGCCGGGCCTCGGAGCTGGATGCGTTCCTGCGCAAGGCGCGCAAGCAACCGCTGGCCCAGCTCACGGGCCCGGAGCTGCGTGTCACCATCGAGATCTTCCAGGGACTGCTCGCCCAACTGGACGTGATGTGATGACGGCTCACAGCGAGGGGACGTATCCGCGCCCGCTGCGCGAGGCGGACCTGTCCCGCGTCGAAGGTGTCTTCACGGACGTGGATGGCACGTTGACGACGGGGCACCGGCTGCGCGCGGACACCGTGCGGGCGTTGGAGCGGCTGTCCGCCGCGGGCCTGCGTGTCGTGCTGGTGAGTGGAAGGCCGGCGGGTTGGGGAGAGGCTTGGGCTCGGCAGCTTCCGGTGGATGGCGTCATCGTGGAGAACGGCGGGCTGTTCTTCCTGCGAGGCGCCCGAGGGCTGCGCAAGGTGTACCTGGAGCCGCCCGCCGACCGCGTGGAGAACCGGAAGCGTCTGCAGCGGGAAGTCTCGCGGGTGTTGAAGCAGGTGCCGGGAGCGCGGCTGTCGGTGGACAGCGCGTACACGGAAGTGGACCTGGCCGTGGACTACAACGAGGAGGCCCGGCTGGGAGACGCGGGAGCGTCCCGCATCGAGTCACTGCTGCGGGCGCGGGGTGTGACGGCGGTCCGCTCCTCGGTGCATGTGAACTGCTGGCTGGGTCGGTTCGACAAGCTGAGCGCGACGAAGCGCTTCGCGCGGGTGGCGTGGGGGGAGAAGCTGGAGCCCCGGGACGGCCGCTACGTGTACGTGGGGGATTCTTTCAACGACGCCCCGATGTTCAAGGCCTTCGGGCTGGGAGTGGGCGTGGCCAACGTGCGCTCGGTGCTGGACCGCATCGAAGCGCCGCCGGCCTTCATTACCCGGGCTGCCGAGGGGAAGGGCTTCGAGGAGCTGGCCCGTACCCTCCTTGCTCGGCGGGGCCGAAGGGCCCCCGAGGAGTGACACTGTGAATGTCGTGAAGCTGGAGCTGGCGCGTGGACTGGGACGGCACCTGCGCGCGGGACACCCGTGGGTGTTTCGCAAGGCGCTGGAGCACGTGCCGAGGATTCCCGCCGGCAGCGTGGTGGACCTGACGGAGAACGGGAAGTTCGTCGCGCGTGGGTACTATGACCCGCATTCGGCCATCGCGGTGCGCGTGCTCACGCGCGACCCGCGGGACACGGTGGATTCGAACTTCATCGCGCGCAGGGTCAAGCGGGCCTTGTCCGAGCGCCAGGCCCTCATCGACCTGACCGACACGGACAGCTACCGCCTGATTCATGGCGAGGGCGACGGACTGCCGGGCGTGGTGGTGGACCTCTACGCGGGCTGGGCGGTGCTCAAGTTGTACTCCGCGGGGCTCACGCCCTATCGGCCCCTCATCGTCGAGGCGCTGAAGGCCGGAGTGCCGGGACTCAAGGGCATCGTCGGCCGCGACGAACTGGCGCGCGACGACGTGGAGGAGGACGAGGGCCGGGGCTCGGGGCGCATGCTGTACGGGCCCGAGGCGCCCGAGCAGATCGCCATCCGTGAGCGCGGCGCCACGTTCATGGTGGACGTGTGGAAGGGGCAGAAGACGGGCTTCTTCCTGGATCAGCGCGAGAACCGTCACCTCATCCGGCGGTTGGCGAAGGGCCGGGACGTGCTCAACTGCTTCAGCTTCAGCGGAGGCTTCTCCGTGAACGCGGCGTTGGGCGGCGCGAACAGCGTGTTCTCGGTGGACCTGGACCCGGAGGCCATCGCCCTGGCTCGCGAGAACTTCACGCGCAAC from Myxococcus stipitatus carries:
- a CDS encoding HAD-IIB family hydrolase; the protein is MTAHSEGTYPRPLREADLSRVEGVFTDVDGTLTTGHRLRADTVRALERLSAAGLRVVLVSGRPAGWGEAWARQLPVDGVIVENGGLFFLRGARGLRKVYLEPPADRVENRKRLQREVSRVLKQVPGARLSVDSAYTEVDLAVDYNEEARLGDAGASRIESLLRARGVTAVRSSVHVNCWLGRFDKLSATKRFARVAWGEKLEPRDGRYVYVGDSFNDAPMFKAFGLGVGVANVRSVLDRIEAPPAFITRAAEGKGFEELARTLLARRGRRAPEE
- a CDS encoding class I SAM-dependent rRNA methyltransferase — protein: MNVVKLELARGLGRHLRAGHPWVFRKALEHVPRIPAGSVVDLTENGKFVARGYYDPHSAIAVRVLTRDPRDTVDSNFIARRVKRALSERQALIDLTDTDSYRLIHGEGDGLPGVVVDLYAGWAVLKLYSAGLTPYRPLIVEALKAGVPGLKGIVGRDELARDDVEEDEGRGSGRMLYGPEAPEQIAIRERGATFMVDVWKGQKTGFFLDQRENRHLIRRLAKGRDVLNCFSFSGGFSVNAALGGANSVFSVDLDPEAIALARENFTRNGLPAEKHDFLAADVFKVIQSFKEEGRTFDLLILDPPAFAKSQRAVQAAIDGYASLNRQALAILRPGGLLATASCSARVSPDEFMGAVREAGFKAGVDLALVEERYQPPDHPVRLQFPEGKYLKFYVLQAV